The genomic segment ggaagcacCTGGTCACAGTTTGGAGCcacagcaaagggtctgaatacttttatAAATGAAAGATTCCAGTTTTTGCTATTATGGGTTGTTGAGTTTAGACTCAGGTCAGAAATGgtaattttatccatttaaaattaaatctaagagtgcaaaaagtgaaggggtttGAATACTTTCTGACACTACTGTATAAGGTTCAATACAAGGTTAGGAGTGTGGGTAGTATAAAATGTTTCTTATTACTGTGCAGGGTgtataaataaagacacaaaatcaGCAGAGGAATGCAAAGAAACATCAAACTTTCAGTTGATTTGGAGGCTGATTTCATTGCCACATCCCTTTAAACCAGTTCTGTAAAAATGTGCATCATGATGCTGATGTTGAAGAACGTTACACAACAGCCCGTCACACAGACCACTGATCCTAACAGGATAACTGAGACCCTGGAGAGGAGATTTGGAGAGGCTTTGTGCAAAGATGCAACCATTAACGCTTGTTGAGAAGCAGCAGTCTATTCATCCACTGTATCATCCTGTCACAGAGTCACAAGCTTTGCTTTAATTAGCACCTAATGAGAAAGTTACCGAtgcttcctgctgctctttTCACACAAAAGCACTTTGCCCTTTTATACCACTACAgtctgtatacacacacaaagtggcTTTTCATCACCTGGAGAGCCATCAGGGCAGTTACAATAACAGCCTAATAACGTgcacatgaaaatgtcatctgcagctcagtgaacaAACAATAGCAGTAATGCgagcaaataaaaataaaaaaaataattaaaaaggaGAGTTGAATGTCACATTTATCCAAAGAGACGTTTGCCTCATCACAGCTTTGGCAGGAGAACCTCCAGCAGTGGCcaaaagctgtgttttattatgaATGAGTGGTGGTGTGTCTCCTCGCGCTGCTGTTTTAATTGACACAGGGCCGAGCAGCTTTGATGTACGAGGCGTtgtggtggagagagagacgagagacTCCTCATTACTgctctccccccctctccctccctccctccctcgttCAGAGCGACGGAGGCTGCAGGGAGAGAGCTTGTCAGCCATGTGAGGGGAACGGCAGAGGCAAAGCGTGGGCAGAGAGGAGGGCTGAGGACATCACCAAATCAAACGCCCCTTCTCTCTCCCAGACTTGGGGAAACCCCTTGAAAAATTACATCAGAGGACTGAGTTTCTATACAGACAAAATGATTTTCAATGAAGTGAAGGAATCAGTAGATAACTGTAGCAGATCCTGAGGCgttcaaagtttaaaaaactgGGGATTGCGATGTTTTTATTGGGCAGTTTTGTAAGGACAGACGGGAAGTGTGGGGGAAAATGTATGGAAATGACATGCAGAAAATGGCCCACAGTCTGCAGGGAGTCACTGCTCAGAGCATTTACATTCCTATAGAGTACGCACTCTAACCACTTGACTGTCAGGTCAACCTGCATGGCTtaggactgtgggaggaagctggagaacttGGAGGAAACCCCCCGCCACCCCACAACAATCAGATGAACATAAACATACCCACAACCCCTCCAACCTAAACGAGCATATAGGTCATAGGTCACAGTGTATGCTTTATCTATATTTTATATGTCATGATTTGTTTCTATATCTAATCAAGTGATAAATGTTGTCTTCTCGCCTCAGGGTGTCCGACATCTTGGGACGATATTCGGTGCTGGCTCCGTGCGGAGGTGGGACAGGTGGTCAGCGTCTCGTGTGCCAATGTCTCCCAGCTGTTTGCTAATAACCAAGGTAAATCACTTGTGCTCAGCTGTGACAGAGGTGAGCCACATTTCAGGGCCTTACACCAAATGAAACTGATGTTTGTcttaagttatttatttaaagatgCACACCTTTACCATATTCAAACTGTGGagtgtcacatttgttttttattttaatctttatttgtATGGGGACAAGTGTATAGCATGAACCACTGCCATATATCACAGCATTAGTTCACGCCGTATATTTCTGAGTCCTGGATGTgtctttaaaatacattaaGGTCACTAATAAAATTCATATAAACCAACTCAAGATACAAGcaatgcacaaaacacacacaaatcctgcATTATCTTACATTATGTGCAATTTAAACCTCTTTACTCTTTATGTTTTGGAAATTTGACTGTGATAAAGTGAAATTTATATTTGTTGCCCACATctgcactttgtttttctgtttgtggcAGTAGAAAAGCTCCTAGTTGGAGGCAGTGTGGAGAAATGATTAATAACGCTGCCAACAGTCATGCTGATCTTTTGTTTTATCCTCCTGCTTGTGCCTCCGCTGTATTTCCTCCACTGATGTTGTCAGTAAATACTCCGTGATGACTTTCGCCTGTAGAATAAGGCTTCTGAAACTCGATATGAAAGTgtgatttctcatttttcaaAAGCCAAAAACCAGGCAGATTGAACTTTTCCAGCATAATAAACCGGTGCTCAGTGGATCCATCTTTCAGTTTACAGCTCAGCAAAGTCCCCAGGTTATATTTAGATATCTCTCAGGACCAGTGTTATGCTTTCACTGAGTGGTTTATGGAGACAAGACGTTTCTGTTCATGGGTCACGTGGACTCATCTCCCGTGTCTGAACTTGGCTGCAGAGAGCAGCACTCTCCTGTCTGTTTACAGGACCCCCACCTTCTCCAGACCCCTGTCTCATCCAGCTGCCTGGATGAAAACAAGATACACTCGCTCTCTCTCGTGTAGCATCAAATGTTCGaaagacagatacagatacatctgaagaaaaagaaagagatttgTGGAGATGAAGAATGACAGAGAAACCTGCCGGTTGTCATAAACAGACACAGTGGAGATGTAGAGAagtggaggaagaggtggaggaaaaacTTTATTCATCAACTCAAGCACAAAATTATAATTAGCCTGATCGCCAGATGCCAGAGGCTAAATATTCAACTTAAAGATTTCTCTGTTGATTGATAAGAACAGTATGGAACCATGGAGGAGTGATGGGAACTATTATGAAACATGATTGGACTTCTAATAATCTCAGAAGCTTGGCAGTGGATTAACAGGGTTAACTACGTGTACTCAGAGCAGGTAACAGGTTAAACACTCTCCTAATGTCTTAATGTTCGTGACAGTGGGTGTTGTACGTGCTGATATGTTTGAGGTCatttaaaaaagtttatttttcatttgtaaaccaataaaagagagagaaaagctttgAACAAACAGCCCAATATGACgttatcagattttttaaaactctcaaATATCAATATCCTTACTGAGCTCAGAAATCCAGCATCACTCAGGCTCTACAGGCTGTGCTTTTTACCTTTTCTGTGAAACACCATGATGGAGTCCCTGTGCTGAAACACTCTGGATGGATAAAGTCCAGACTCTTCCAGTGTGTGCGATAGTGTTGGTGAATTATTTTCAACAGCGGagagcatgtacagtatgtgggaTGCTCGGTGTAGAAATGATGCACTTGACTGATTTCCAATAGAAAGACGAGGCacaaagcagagaagaagaagaaaacacgGAGCAGCTTCTCACAGAGGGTTAAACCGAATATTTAGTGTGGAGGGATCGGGAGGCGGAGGTTGCTGCTGATGACCTCATAACTCAGTGTTAGTGGGTTCCTGGACCCCACTGGatttcctcctccacagacACCGGGATAAGTCAAGCGCTGTAGCTGTAGATTCAGACTAACCAATGGGAGGCCGCatgcagagaaaataatgaattgGAAAATCAAAGAGTTCACTGTGAGAGCCAAGAGCATGAGGAAGGAATTGGCGCTGCTTGTTAGACATGGCGGTATGAGCACTAGCGCCCTCCCCGGAGCCTCGGCCTTCAACCTCCATTCACATCCAACCATTCAGCGCTGCGGCTGCAGGCCTGCAGGCTCTGCAAACACCGCGTTATACTGAAGCTAATGCAGCTGGATACCGCTAAGTCCACCCACAACTCAAACCCCCACACTGTGCTCAGCCGTGCTGAGGAGCCCGGACGGGCATTTTCACATCGTGAAGCCGAAACCTGTTATTTCACTGCAGACTTTTTATCCTCCCTCTCATAAACACAGATTCACAGAGAAAACCTGGTGACCTTGAGTGTGTCATGGCTGTCGTAGAGCTCGGAGAGAGTGAGCTCCGTCATTCTGACTTCAGGCCACAGTGAGAGAACATCGCAGCGAATgatcatttaaattcatcatttaCAGTCTTCACCTGAGATTAGTTTCCAGAGAAGGTCGAGTAAACATTGGACTTTAAGGCTTTTCAAGCTGATAGccaacattgttttttttgacCATGACCACTACTGCTCTATAACCTTTAACCACATGTTTATCACTGTAACCACAACGGTGAACGACCTCTAACCTTATCGAAGCATTAATTTTAACCCCAAACATGAtctttcctaaacctaaccaagttgtTTCTGTAACTAAATCTGACTAAACTTTTaccacattatttattttcGACTGTTCTCTAATCCTCGTATCAGAGGTCCTATCAAAGTCCTCTGACCTAAAGGACTGTGTAGATCCATAGGTTGGAGGACTTCATGCTTTACATGCAGATACTGAAGGTAACCAACATGCTTACATAGTGTTGGACAGGAAGCTTGGTTCTGTTTCAGTGCTACCACTTATCATCATTCATCTATATCATCATGCTGCAATGTAGTTAACTAGTGCACCATACCAGGTTACACAGTATGGCCACTTAAACACTAATAACAATGCTTTAAATTCAACAGTCACACttgtaaatgacatttaaacacaggCAGACTGTGACTCAACTTCTAAAGTGTCCATACAGAAGATTTACTTCTGTTAACAGAACATATTTGTGCAGAGTGCTGACAACAAGCACTTAGACACTTGGAGTCGGTGCTAATGAATCAATAAACTGAACGGATTCCTGGAAAGTTCTACAAGCTCAAGACGTGAAATATAAGTGAGCAGGAGCAGTAGTTATAATCTTGTTGTTTAGTGTGCGTTGGTGTATAAGTGTTCACATGTGTTTTTTGCGTCCTCTTCATAGGAGGTGTGTCTCCAGCCGCTCAGCTCATTAACAGGCAGATGGAGGTTTAGTGCAGAGCAGTGAATCCTGATGAGGAGCAGAGATGTTATTTCTCCTCTGAGAAACAACCAGTTTGTGGtcatatgtttatatgtgtgtgtttatggttgAGAGGGGAGGTGGTGTGATGAGTGGTTTCGTTATTATTATTCATCAGTGTCCAAGTAAAACTAAGAGACTTCATCAGGACAGATGTATGTTCATGCTGGAGTCTGATGGACCTGAACAAATGGCAACACAGCACAATCACTGTGTCTGTACtttctgtgaaatgtcacaCTCCTTGGATCCTGCAACAAAACTCTGGTAACAATCCCACAGTCTAGACTCACAGCAAGAGGAGAGTGTGTCCCCAGACTCTGGATCAGCTTTCCTGTTTAAATCCTTTGTGCTACCTCAGTGACGTCCTTTAAATCTCTACTACAAACTCTTTTTATATTAACCTGCATTTCTGCATTAAGTGTCTGTGTCATGTTGTCTTGtccaaaatcatttcattgTTGAAAAAGGAGAGAACCTTCCCCTAACTGTTGACACAAGTTGGAAGCAAACAATTGACTTTTCTCTATTGTACGGTACAAGAAAATTGgacctctttctttctttctttctttccttcttgaGTTGAGCTAACTTCTGACGTAAGGAGTGTTCACTGGTGTTcgtggtcagaggtcagagcggGAATGATGTTGTTGTGTAGGTACGGTTGCCAGCATGTTGTACAGATCGTTGTTTATAAGATCTGAACACAGTGAGAGCCAGACTACATTCAGAGGTGGTCAGAGGTGTCTggatacagatcacattttaataccaGGTAGAAACAGTGTTTGGGGAACTGACTCTGCAAACTGAAACCAACAGATACTTTTATTACTGGTTTTTactgctttgttgttgttgttgttgttgttgttgttttgtcacaTTGTGGTCAGTATGCACTGACACAATGACCAGCATTTATCtattaacatatatttttacatgtgtCAGTGTCGTAAAAACCAGCGAGGAGAGGAACCATCCAGCGTCtttaatctctgtctctctgtttacattttctttgcCAACAGTCTGAATTTCCTCCAGCGCTGCCAAGTCCCTCAGTGCAGACTCTTGTTTGTGTCAGTCACTTATTTACTCTGTCACTACCCTACTTCTCTTTGACTCtcacttttcactgttttgggTTGAGAGTTTTATGCCCCTCTTCATGTCTCAGTTTTCCTGGGATTCTTCTTGTTGGCAGCTCTTCTGTTTTTGCCACTCAGaggtttatgtgtgtgggttttttgttttttttgttttttaggttACATTTACAGgaactgcactgaaaatggaTGGTCCGAGGTTTATCCGTCCTACGAGAAGGCCTGTGAGTTTGCAGAGGATGAAGAGACAGAACCGGAGGTAGATATTTTAAGCGATTACTTCATTTGgatcctctgtctgtctgctcactgTTCTAACCTCTGCTTTCACTAAATCACCACCGTgtagaagaagagaggaggcaTCACTCCTCACAGTGGGTGTAGTTCACATGCAGATATAACGACTTGAATTCTTTTAATTACCACCCTTGCACCTCTAGCCCACAGTTTTGCTGATTATGGTCAGGAAAGGCTAAATGACAGATGTTATTTCAAGCAGGCTGTAAAATAGATGTTCGACagttttctccttctctctgacaCAAACATGAACCCTGCAGGACTCTTCACTGGAAAAATGAAAgtcaaacacttaaaaaaaaagtacaatgttAACATTCACCTGACAAATGACCTGTTACTATTGAACAAATACTGATTCTGCTCTTAGTCGCAAGAAAGGAAGTGGTCACACTGCTGCGATTCTGCAGAACTGCTCTAAGAGAAAACACATAACAGTTGGGTGAAGTCTGctaaacgcacacacacaatgaattTACAATTTAACAGCAACTCTTAAGCATTTGGTGCCATCATTAAACGCTCAGTAAGTGTatgaacatcagcagcagcagctctggacTGCCAGCATCCAACTCTCAGCACATTATAAACACATGTAAAGAATAACTTAATGAATTATAAGAGTGGCAGAattcttttattctcttttcttttttgcatttcaGACAACATACTTCTCCAACTTCAAACAGGTGTACACTGCCGGCTACGCTACCTCCCTCATCTCCCTTATATCGGCTATTTTTGTCTTCACTGTGTTCAGGTAAGGCTGTTTTCATAATGATTACATAATTCTTCATTACCAAACCTAGATTCATTAAAACCTGAAAAActgttgagtgtgtttttttcctgctctacAGGAAGTTTCACTGCACCAGGAACTACATCCACATCaacctcttcttctccttcatcctGAGAGCGAGCGCCGTCTTCATTAAAGATGGCGTTcttttctctgatgaaaaccTGGACCACTGCTTCATGTCCACTGTGAGTGCATTAATGTGTTTCTATTTACCACTGAAGGACTTATACGCATTACTTTAAGTAAAAGCCAGCGACAGgccacaacaaaagaaaagtacaTTATGCTCCTTCTCGTCCTGCATTGataaatccatccatccatcctttatctatactgcttatcctcaAGGGTTGTGGGAGGGCTGGAgacaatcccagctgacagcaCCCTGTACATCTGTCACAgagctgacatatagagacaaacaaccactgcGCTGAGAAATCCAATCAAATGAAAGCAAAcaagttgttgttgctgtggtaaAGATTCTGATTGTGGAAAAAGAGCATGAGTTAGGCTGTGctgctgaaaaagaaagaaaagagaaagaagaaatgagagagaagaggaagccAGGGATGGAAAGGAGATTGTGAATGAGATGGTGGCGGATGTGAAGAAGAAAGATGAGCAGAAGAGATGACAGACAGAGCAAGAAAATATGattggaagaaagaaaagaaagaaagaaagaaagaaaaggaaagaaaggaggataaaatgatgaaaagtccTACTTAAGTAGAAGTACAGAAGTATTCGCATCAAATGTGGTTAAAGTATGAATGTACTGGTTTGGTCCCTCTGactgaagcatcagtgtgtCAGCAGCATGTTACTGATGGAGCTGGTTCATAAATCTGATTtatgaagaaaagaagaaaaaaagaagttctGATTCACAAATCTGTTCtcacttttttacttttttgctgAGATATTGAatcatttgaacatttcttGAGATCAAGCTGCATGAGAAGTttagagggaaaacaaaaagttaGGAAATCACTGTTTTAATCTTCAAACGTGTTGTAGTTTAAAAGGCTGTTGTGTAAAATCTCCATCATAAAaataactagtaactaaagctgtcaaaaaacaatgtagtggagtagaaaggacaatatttccctctgaaatgtggaGTGGAAGTATAATGcagcataaaatagaaatacttcAGTAAAGCTCAAAATTGTACTGTAGtaaatgtaaagtaaatgttcttcttcttcttcatgtgTCTGATTTTTATTGATTCCACAGAgttaaatgtagtggagtaaaaaaatCTCCCAAACTGGAAAAGACTGGAGACTCCgtcaacatatttgttttcttcttgaaatgaagaaaaggaggaagagatcAACACTGCTCTCGTGTCTTTGTATTCAATACATAGCTTAAACCAGAATCAGCATATTTCCCCCCACAGAACATTACTTTATACTGAATCCACAGTTTCCACAGTCACTGACAATCacctgctttttcttttctggtcGTGAGCCTCACAAACTCACAAGAGCTTATTATCTAGGCGAGCGGGAAGGAGTGGGATTGAAATGGTGGGAATGACTGAGAACATTAATGACGagtgtctctcctcctgtttctctgctgatgaGGCTGCGTGGAGTGAAGGTAAGTGTCGCTCTTGTGTGGCTACGAGCGACCGGCATCAACACATCAACACCGTGACTCATTTAGAGGGGATgtgaggcagagacagagggagataaagagccacgagagagagaagaagaagaagaagatgatggtgatgatgagagAAAGCTCTTGAGCTCCATTAGAactaaaatgctgtttttttgtagagaaaaaaacagatcagtGGATTAGAGGAGAGAAGCATGAAACAGGAGAAGAGGGACAAGTGATGATAAATGGATGAGAGGATGATGTTAAATTAATCTGGAAAATCTATGTATTAGTTAAGCAATTATGCTCATTACTTACTCACACATAACAGCCTGAACTGTAGACAGATAAAGTTAGATATTCACTGACCACCTACAACGACCTGCTGCGTTTACATCATGTTGATAGAAGAGAAGAAGTGTGGGAGTGTGGTTACCCTCTGGCTTTACAGTCATGTCAGAGATGtgtttggaggaagaggaactCCATCCTAACTACAGCACTACATCTGCCAAACTCACAGAGAAACTCTTATTCTCCCGCCTTTTCTCCTGTAGATGTTAAACATATTGTTTTTGGGTTGCAAAAGACTTCTGTCAGCActcaacatgttttattacaatTTTGCTCATAACACAGttctataaacacacaaaaatattagcTGTGTTCTTCATGGATCATCATGTGGCGAGGAAGCTGACTCAGCCGCAGTCATTCAGCGTTATATTAAACGCAGCTATCATGTGCATGTTTGAATCAGCTGGAAGcagttttttgattttatttatcttgACATTGTCAGTGCTTGTGCTGAAATGAGAAGCTGAAGAGTCATTCCATTATTATTAGTGCATGATTCAGGTGTTAAATGGAGCTCTGCAGGTCTGTGAGGAAGAGAGTAAAGTCCCCATACGTGAGGTTCATCACTTCCCTTACCTTCTTTACCCTCTTTTATTTTAGAGGAGTTAAATCATCCGTTTACATCGTAGAAGAAATGATGGATCTTTTGCACTGGGACCCGTTAGCTCACAGACCTGAGGTCAGACCCTCTTGGTTTAATATTAATGTGTCATTCTAGACAGGAAAGCTTCACGTGCTTAATAAAAGTAACTAAGGACATCAGGGTTTAACCTTAGAGTGTaattataacacacacacacacacacacacacacagcttcaacAGTGTCTGACCGAGCAGAGAATTTCCACTTTAGATATGAGAGGTGACAAATTATTATCAGGCTATTATCCTCTTTGCCCTCAGACGTATTGACCCTTACATTGATGGGAGAGGCCATTACTGTTACAGCCACCACAGCTGAATGAGCAGACTGATCTGACGCTGTGGCTTTTGTTGTGTTCGTCTCGCAGACGTCCTGTAAATCAGCCGTGGCCTTCTTCCAGTTCAGCATCCTCGCCAACTACTTCTGGCTTCTGGTGGAGGGCATGTACCTGCAGACGCTGCTCGCTCTCACCTTTGTCTTCCAGAAGAAATACTTCTGGTGGTACATACTCATCGGCTGGGGTGGGTGCTTCCTCCTTcatcctgtctctgtttgtgtcattttctttcctccttcctctgtctcttgttAAGgctcctctctgactctaatGATCAGGtcactctgtgtctctcaggTCTCCCAACGACAATCATAACAGCGTGGATCCTCACTCGAAACTTCTACGATGACAGGGGGTGAGCTCATGTCACACAGAAACTTTCGACAGTGATATCCCGCCTTGCCAAATTGATCAATTTGACACTTTTTTATACAGATTAAACCTACAAGACATAATGTGCATCAAGATGGCTGCTGTTAGAGTAAAGTTAGCTTGTAACTGGCAGTGGCCAAAGTCCCTATCGGCTTCCTTCGTGACCTCTGTGCAGTGTTAGTGGTTGTGTTAATGCAAACTCTCGCTCTCTGTACCAACAAGTCTGCTCTGAGCTGGAGGGTTCAGGATCAGTTATTCACTCAGGATCCTaataaaaaacatcatatgGACATGTTAACGAGGTTAACACCTGATTTTCATTGGAGCAGTGTTGAgcagacagatatgagagtggtcATTATAGACATAATTAAAATATGTCTACTGAGCCAGTGCAACTCTTAAAGACTCTTCTGACTATGTCTTACATGAGGAGATACTCATTAATTGATGCACAAGTTAATTAGCTGATTAGCATAGCTTTTTATGTTTAATATATTATGTTGATTACATGACATTCATCAGATTCTCAGAGGGAATgaaacatgagaaataaaacatttatccTGGGTTTAGATTTAGACCTGGCCCAGGAGGATCTGCTTCTACGAACACGATGTTCTGGCTGTGGGCGCTGAGTAGTTGTGACGAGCTGTACAATATTGTACTTCTGTGACTGCCTTGTTTATCTCATTACTGCCTGCTGTGTGTCTCAGGTGCTGGGATGACACAGATGTGGCCTTCATCTGGTGGATCATAAAAGCTCCGATAACTGCGTCACTACTGGTGAGTACAGAGCTGTTACAGTGGGAGCTATTGTGGAATTACAGGAGCCCTCAGTCTTGGATCAGGCCTGTGTTTGGACGCTCTCAGACTCTTATCTTGTGTTCACATTAagaggcaacaacaacaagtcAAGGAAA from the Lates calcarifer isolate ASB-BC8 linkage group LG17, TLL_Latcal_v3, whole genome shotgun sequence genome contains:
- the ghrhrb gene encoding pituitary adenylate cyclase-activating polypeptide type I receptor, which codes for MLVHSLFVSGSSWMRWMTTLLLFLQLALWETTEAIHPDCALVVQHMRAQEECNQILKQEKNNHSTRTGCPTSWDDIRCWLRAEVGQVVSVSCANVSQLFANNQGYIYRNCTENGWSEVYPSYEKACEFAEDEETEPETTYFSNFKQVYTAGYATSLISLISAIFVFTVFRKFHCTRNYIHINLFFSFILRASAVFIKDGVLFSDENLDHCFMSTTSCKSAVAFFQFSILANYFWLLVEGMYLQTLLALTFVFQKKYFWWYILIGWGLPTTIITAWILTRNFYDDRGCWDDTDVAFIWWIIKAPITASLLVNFIIFINVIRILVQKLRSPGVGGNDTSHFKRLAKSTLLLIPLFGMHYMVFAFLPENTGAEARLFIELGLGSFQGFGVALLYCFLNGEVQAELKKRFWKWQSQNYLSYSKRRRTLFTESSTVTQISVLDKSSPKDQPGSETHALAHTVTPNNVSTV